The Verrucomicrobium spinosum DSM 4136 = JCM 18804 genome includes a region encoding these proteins:
- a CDS encoding metalloprotease family protein, whose product MIFIPAPIIAALTFPGVVVHEAAHQLACRLTDTPVLDVKYFQMENPSGYVIHARPSGPWKHFFISVAPFLVNTLLAIAIAFPVGLGAAGNVEPGLIEMLLGWLGISVGMHAFPSTGDASSLWQSIKAPDTGWALRLLATPICGLIFLGAVLSVVWFDAIYAAAICFGTPHLLVEYMAAHP is encoded by the coding sequence ATGATCTTTATTCCCGCCCCGATCATCGCCGCCCTGACTTTTCCTGGTGTGGTCGTGCATGAGGCCGCCCACCAGCTGGCATGCCGCCTGACGGACACGCCGGTGCTGGATGTGAAGTACTTCCAGATGGAGAACCCCTCTGGGTATGTGATTCACGCACGCCCCTCCGGCCCGTGGAAGCACTTCTTCATTTCGGTCGCCCCGTTTCTGGTCAATACCCTTCTCGCGATAGCCATCGCCTTTCCCGTCGGTCTGGGAGCCGCTGGCAATGTGGAGCCTGGCCTCATCGAAATGCTGCTCGGCTGGCTCGGCATCTCCGTCGGCATGCATGCCTTCCCCAGCACGGGCGATGCAAGCAGCCTCTGGCAATCCATCAAGGCACCGGACACCGGCTGGGCTCTGCGACTGCTCGCCACGCCCATATGTGGCCTCATCTTCCTCGGGGCCGTGTTGTCCGTTGTCTGGTTTGATGCGATCTATGCAGCCGCGATCTGCTTTGGCACACCGCATCTGCTGGTGGAATACATGGCAGCTCACCCCTAA
- a CDS encoding SDR family NAD(P)-dependent oxidoreductase has translation MKHTQKIALITGGSRGLGRNTALKLASDGADVILTYRQGKTEGEAVKAEIETLGRKAALLQIDVAMTAGFETFSQSLEGVLHEVWQRKDFDFLINNAGIDRASPFAETTETDFDDLMNVHFKGVFFLTQKLLPLIADGGRIVNTSTGLARFSIPGYAAYASMKGAIEVFTRYLAKELGPRRINANAVAPGAIETDFTKDALSHPGLRDFLASQTALGRVGVPDDIGGVISFLCSEEGRWVNAQRVEASGGMFL, from the coding sequence ATGAAACACACCCAAAAGATCGCCCTCATCACCGGCGGCAGCCGGGGCCTGGGCCGCAACACCGCCCTCAAGCTCGCCTCCGACGGTGCAGACGTCATCCTCACCTACCGCCAGGGCAAGACGGAGGGCGAAGCCGTGAAAGCTGAGATCGAGACGCTCGGCCGGAAGGCAGCCCTCCTGCAAATCGACGTGGCAATGACCGCGGGCTTCGAAACCTTCAGCCAGTCCCTGGAGGGAGTGCTCCATGAAGTCTGGCAGCGGAAGGACTTCGACTTCCTCATCAACAACGCCGGCATTGATCGCGCCTCGCCCTTCGCGGAGACGACGGAGACCGACTTTGACGATCTCATGAATGTGCACTTCAAGGGTGTGTTCTTCCTCACCCAGAAACTGCTCCCGCTCATTGCTGATGGCGGCCGCATCGTCAACACCTCCACGGGTCTCGCCCGCTTCTCCATCCCCGGCTATGCCGCCTATGCCTCCATGAAAGGGGCGATCGAGGTCTTCACCCGCTACCTGGCCAAGGAGCTGGGGCCGCGCCGAATCAACGCCAACGCTGTGGCACCCGGAGCGATCGAGACTGACTTCACCAAAGACGCCCTCAGCCATCCCGGCCTGCGTGATTTCCTCGCCTCCCAGACCGCCCTCGGCCGCGTCGGTGTGCCCGATGACATCGGCGGCGTCATCTCCTTCCTCTGCTCTGAGGAAGGACGCTGGGTCAATGCACAACGCGTGGAAGCCTCTGGCGGGATGTTCTTGTGA
- a CDS encoding AraC family transcriptional regulator translates to MIDLSVPCSNPRLIALLSELAAGQGFSDSRLPEVRFMRSTQHVPNSPIVYDPSIVIIAQGRKTGTFDGRKIIYDPSHYLVLAVPLPFECETEGSLGEPLLGVSIAVKPATVAELLLQMTFIRDEDVAPHAIDSAGLDEALSEATVRLLESLRTEEDARILGPQRVREVVYRVLQGPLGHCLRLLAAPDSHFGQISRVLNRLHLDYTQNHDVTFLAQEAGMSVSTFHAHFKAVTSSSPLQYLKNIRLHKARQLMVHEGANAGVAALQVGYESASQFSREFKRLFGEGPAAEAERLRKALVRLA, encoded by the coding sequence ATGATCGATCTTTCCGTTCCGTGTTCAAACCCGCGCCTCATCGCCCTCTTGTCCGAGCTGGCAGCGGGGCAGGGGTTTAGTGATTCTCGGCTGCCGGAGGTCAGGTTCATGCGCTCCACCCAGCATGTGCCGAACAGCCCCATCGTCTATGATCCCAGCATCGTGATCATCGCCCAGGGGCGCAAGACCGGCACCTTTGACGGGCGGAAGATCATCTACGACCCCAGCCACTATCTGGTGCTGGCGGTGCCTCTGCCTTTTGAGTGTGAGACGGAAGGCAGTCTGGGCGAGCCATTGCTGGGCGTGTCTATCGCGGTGAAGCCCGCGACGGTGGCCGAGTTGCTCCTGCAAATGACCTTCATCCGGGACGAGGATGTGGCCCCCCATGCCATTGATTCCGCCGGTCTTGATGAAGCACTTAGCGAGGCCACGGTACGCCTCCTGGAGAGCTTGCGAACTGAGGAGGATGCCCGGATCCTGGGGCCGCAGCGGGTGCGGGAGGTGGTTTACCGGGTGCTGCAGGGGCCGCTGGGGCACTGTTTGCGTTTGCTCGCGGCCCCGGACAGCCACTTTGGCCAGATCAGCCGCGTGCTGAACCGCCTGCACCTTGACTACACCCAGAATCATGATGTGACGTTCCTGGCTCAGGAGGCGGGCATGAGTGTCTCCACCTTTCATGCCCACTTCAAGGCGGTGACCTCGTCCTCCCCGTTGCAGTACTTGAAGAACATCCGTCTGCACAAGGCCCGGCAGCTCATGGTGCATGAAGGGGCCAACGCAGGGGTGGCCGCCCTGCAGGTGGGCTATGAGAGTGCTTCCCAGTTCAGCCGGGAATTCAAGCGTCTGTTTGGCGAAGGCCCCGCCGCTGAAGCGGAACGGCTGAGGAAAGCCCTGGTCCGCCTGGCCTAG
- a CDS encoding methyl-accepting chemotaxis protein has product MNWFTNLKTRAKLLLAFGFILLLLVLVVGVAFQALKAVRLDYNVAADVARLESNINAQRGALLSMMHETDRAVLDAELATLKTRKELNSQIITALKEVARDNPGLLSRINEWVTQRDDYNKLRDEQIIPALLSGKVEEARGLVMGTQSDRYERMRTLGEEVSNLARADADSRVHDAMLTVITLGIVALLVGLVLVGVLNRLIAIPLGNISRAAEQIALGDLDVVTAMPGRTDEVGLLGASFDRMTTSLQVMARGAEQVASGDLTVAIQPQSAKDVVGNALATMVQQLSALISQVQKSGIQVTTSGTEIAATARQQQATASEISSTTTEIGATAKEISATAKELVKAMKSVTETAEETATLATSGQTGLTRMEATMMQIMEASGSINARLAVLSEKAGNINKVVTTITKVADQTNLLSLNAAIEAEKAGEYGRGFAVVATEIRRLADQTAVATSDIEQMVKEMQSAVSAGVMGMDRFSEEVRRGAEVVDQVGTQLTEIIEKVQTLTPSFETVNEGMQSQSLGAQQISEALVQLGEAAQQTVESLTQSNLAIQQLTDVTAALQSGVSRFKVTS; this is encoded by the coding sequence ATGAACTGGTTCACCAATCTCAAGACGCGTGCCAAACTCCTGCTCGCCTTTGGTTTCATCTTGTTGCTGCTGGTGCTGGTGGTGGGGGTGGCCTTTCAGGCGCTGAAGGCCGTGCGGCTCGACTACAATGTGGCGGCGGATGTGGCGCGGCTGGAAAGCAACATCAACGCCCAGCGGGGTGCCCTGTTGTCGATGATGCACGAGACGGACCGTGCGGTTCTGGACGCTGAGCTTGCCACGCTGAAGACCCGGAAGGAGCTGAACTCCCAGATCATCACCGCACTGAAGGAGGTGGCCCGTGACAACCCCGGGCTTCTTTCGCGGATCAATGAATGGGTGACGCAACGCGATGACTACAACAAGCTCCGGGACGAGCAGATCATTCCCGCTCTCCTCTCCGGGAAGGTGGAGGAGGCGCGTGGGCTGGTGATGGGCACCCAGTCAGACCGCTATGAACGCATGCGTACCCTGGGGGAGGAGGTCTCCAACCTGGCGCGTGCCGATGCCGACTCCCGGGTGCATGACGCCATGCTGACGGTGATCACGCTGGGCATTGTCGCCCTGCTGGTGGGACTGGTGCTGGTGGGGGTGTTGAACCGTCTCATCGCCATTCCGCTGGGCAACATCTCCCGGGCGGCGGAGCAGATCGCCCTGGGGGATTTGGACGTGGTCACGGCCATGCCGGGACGCACCGATGAGGTGGGCCTGCTGGGGGCCTCCTTTGACCGTATGACGACATCCCTTCAGGTGATGGCGCGCGGGGCAGAGCAGGTGGCATCAGGTGACCTCACGGTGGCCATCCAGCCGCAGTCTGCGAAGGATGTGGTGGGCAATGCCCTCGCCACCATGGTGCAACAGCTCTCCGCGCTCATCAGCCAGGTTCAGAAGTCTGGCATCCAGGTCACCACCTCTGGCACCGAGATCGCCGCCACCGCCCGCCAGCAGCAGGCCACGGCCAGTGAGATCTCCTCCACCACCACAGAGATCGGTGCCACCGCAAAGGAGATCTCCGCCACGGCCAAGGAACTGGTGAAGGCCATGAAGTCCGTCACGGAGACGGCCGAGGAAACAGCCACCCTGGCCACCAGTGGCCAGACCGGGCTCACTCGCATGGAGGCCACCATGATGCAGATCATGGAGGCCTCCGGCTCCATCAACGCCCGGCTCGCTGTGCTCAGTGAGAAGGCGGGGAACATCAACAAGGTGGTCACCACCATCACGAAGGTGGCGGACCAGACCAACCTCCTCTCCCTGAACGCTGCCATCGAGGCGGAGAAGGCGGGCGAGTATGGTCGCGGCTTCGCCGTGGTGGCCACAGAGATCCGTCGTCTGGCAGACCAGACCGCAGTGGCCACCTCTGACATCGAGCAGATGGTCAAGGAGATGCAGTCCGCTGTATCTGCTGGCGTCATGGGCATGGACCGCTTTTCTGAGGAAGTGCGCCGCGGCGCGGAAGTGGTGGATCAGGTGGGCACCCAGCTCACGGAGATCATCGAGAAGGTGCAGACGCTCACGCCCAGCTTCGAGACCGTGAATGAGGGCATGCAGTCCCAGTCCCTGGGCGCGCAGCAGATCAGCGAGGCGCTGGTGCAACTGGGTGAGGCGGCGCAGCAGACTGTGGAGTCCCTGACGCAGTCGAACCTGGCCATCCAGCAGCTTACGGATGTCACGGCTGCCCTCCAGAGCGGGGTGTCACGGTTCAAGGTGACAAGCTAG
- a CDS encoding chemotaxis protein CheW produces the protein MLLLVFQLGQHRFALDTRQVAEVLPLVQHRPLPQAPAGVAGVFAYHGRPVPLIDLAAIALGEPSQQRMSTRIILVNYEDRGESHLLGLLAEKTTETLRRTEADFATTGVTLDSAPYLGPVTHDARGMIQRVEVSALLSEEVRTVLFRQPLEIP, from the coding sequence ATGTTGCTTCTCGTCTTCCAACTGGGTCAGCACCGCTTTGCGCTGGATACGCGCCAGGTGGCGGAGGTGCTGCCCCTGGTGCAGCACCGGCCCCTGCCGCAGGCTCCGGCCGGAGTGGCGGGTGTCTTTGCCTACCATGGCCGTCCTGTGCCGCTTATTGATCTGGCAGCCATCGCCCTGGGGGAACCCTCCCAGCAGCGCATGAGCACCCGCATCATCCTGGTGAATTATGAGGATCGAGGGGAGAGCCACCTGCTCGGCCTGCTGGCAGAGAAGACCACCGAGACCCTCCGTCGCACTGAGGCCGACTTTGCCACGACGGGCGTGACGCTCGACTCCGCCCCCTACCTCGGGCCCGTGACGCATGACGCCCGCGGCATGATCCAGCGGGTGGAGGTGTCCGCCCTGCTCTCTGAGGAGGTCCGTACCGTGCTGTTCCGGCAACCGCTTGAAATCCCCTGA
- a CDS encoding CheR family methyltransferase, producing MPHSHNHITNLLKESIGVDAATMGKSVVTNAVRQRMAACGLQETGAYWNLLRRSDEELAQLVELVVVPETWFFRDPAAYAALVHHVRQEWGPAHPTGRLRVLSAPCSTGEEPYTIAMALLDAGLPAMRFQIDAIDISERALARARRAVYGRNAFRGSDVGFRERYFREEQGLHRLTPLVRECVDFRQANLVSDDPLPGAGSYDAIFCRNVLIYFDAPTQERVIRALDRLLAPEGLLFVGPAETFLTRSAGFTSVDFPSAFACRRAARKSGVQLSGAAASVSPAFRPFTMPPPGRGEPRNPVPARAAKPAARKLAPAPAPVPAAPAPSGPATALAAITRLADGGHLAEALTACEGHLRDHGPSVEAYYLLALIRDMLGSHAEAAKCYRKVLYLDPNHSEALLHLALLAENQGDLAEARRLQQRARRSEEVAR from the coding sequence ATGCCCCACAGCCACAATCATATCACGAATCTCCTGAAGGAATCGATCGGCGTGGATGCCGCCACGATGGGGAAGTCTGTCGTGACGAATGCCGTGCGCCAGCGCATGGCCGCCTGTGGGTTGCAGGAAACAGGGGCCTACTGGAACTTGCTGCGCCGTTCGGATGAGGAGCTGGCCCAGCTGGTGGAGCTGGTGGTGGTGCCGGAGACCTGGTTCTTCCGTGATCCGGCGGCCTATGCCGCGCTTGTGCATCATGTACGGCAGGAGTGGGGGCCCGCCCATCCCACCGGGCGGCTGCGTGTGCTCAGTGCCCCATGCTCCACCGGAGAGGAGCCCTACACCATCGCCATGGCACTGCTGGATGCAGGCCTGCCAGCGATGCGGTTTCAGATCGATGCCATCGACATCAGTGAGCGTGCCCTCGCCCGGGCGCGCCGGGCTGTCTATGGCCGCAACGCCTTCCGCGGCAGTGACGTCGGTTTCCGCGAACGGTACTTTCGGGAGGAGCAGGGGCTGCACCGTCTCACGCCGCTGGTGCGGGAATGTGTGGATTTTCGTCAGGCCAACCTGGTGTCCGATGACCCGCTGCCGGGGGCCGGCAGCTATGATGCCATCTTCTGCCGGAACGTGCTCATCTACTTCGATGCGCCGACCCAGGAGCGCGTGATCCGGGCGCTTGACCGGCTGCTCGCACCCGAGGGCCTTCTCTTTGTGGGTCCTGCGGAGACCTTTCTCACCCGCAGTGCCGGTTTCACCTCGGTGGATTTTCCCTCCGCGTTCGCCTGCCGCCGTGCGGCCAGGAAGAGCGGGGTCCAGCTTTCCGGGGCTGCTGCCAGCGTGTCGCCCGCCTTCCGTCCGTTCACGATGCCTCCCCCAGGCCGGGGTGAGCCCCGGAATCCCGTGCCTGCCAGGGCGGCAAAGCCTGCCGCCAGGAAGTTGGCTCCTGCACCCGCTCCCGTCCCGGCTGCCCCTGCGCCGTCAGGGCCGGCCACCGCTCTCGCGGCCATCACCCGGCTGGCGGATGGCGGCCATCTGGCGGAGGCCCTCACCGCATGTGAGGGGCATCTGCGTGATCACGGCCCCTCAGTGGAGGCGTACTACCTGCTGGCGCTCATCCGCGACATGCTAGGCAGCCATGCCGAGGCCGCCAAATGCTACCGCAAAGTGTTGTACCTGGATCCCAACCATTCCGAAGCCCTGCTGCACCTCGCGCTGCTGGCAGAGAACCAGGGCGATCTGGCAGAGGCCCGCCGCCTGCAGCAACGCGCCCGCCGCAGTGAGGAGGTGGCCCGATGA
- a CDS encoding chemotaxis protein CheW, producing MTRPPADAPAPPPAGGGTSGAQFLLDRAPPEDYLREWTERIASEKRAADTGTTSALIFRIGVEWLALPTQIFQQVADQCPVHSLPHRMDGIVRGVVNIRGELLVCVSLGSVLGIDKEPATVSEGGRRVYPRLLVANRGGNRLAFPVDEVLGVHRYHPGVLRPVPTTLAESRVSYTQGLLPWRDRTVGCLDDELLFYTLNRSLS from the coding sequence ATGACCCGGCCGCCCGCAGATGCGCCCGCACCGCCCCCGGCTGGCGGCGGCACCTCAGGTGCCCAGTTCCTGCTGGATCGTGCCCCGCCGGAGGACTACCTGCGCGAGTGGACGGAGCGGATCGCCAGTGAAAAACGGGCGGCCGATACCGGCACCACCTCCGCATTGATCTTCCGCATCGGCGTGGAGTGGCTGGCCCTGCCCACGCAGATCTTCCAGCAGGTGGCAGACCAGTGCCCGGTGCACAGCCTGCCGCACCGGATGGACGGCATCGTCCGCGGGGTGGTGAACATCCGCGGGGAGCTCCTGGTGTGTGTGTCCCTGGGCTCGGTACTAGGTATTGACAAAGAGCCTGCCACCGTGAGTGAGGGGGGGCGCCGGGTCTATCCCCGGCTCCTGGTGGCCAACCGCGGCGGCAACCGCCTGGCGTTTCCCGTGGATGAGGTGCTGGGGGTGCACCGCTACCATCCCGGCGTCCTGCGCCCCGTGCCGACGACCCTGGCGGAGAGCCGTGTTTCCTATACCCAGGGACTGCTCCCCTGGCGGGACCGCACCGTGGGCTGCCTGGATGACGAGCTGCTCTTCTACACCCTCAACCGGAGCCTTTCATGA
- a CDS encoding hybrid sensor histidine kinase/response regulator, whose protein sequence is MSATDGGDLGDFSLADLFRMEVETQTAVMTEHLLALEREPEVARHYEELMRSAHSLKGAAGIVDNKAAARIAHSMEDCFVAAQHGHITLPQERIDLLLDGVDLLSRLSKVAEDDLERWLVTHHREIATFLDSLASSLKVPPGSADPAPQAPAAGEVVSSPPAEPVEIADDRSAVQGNTATGAGRGADAAVRSLRVTAENLNRLLAFAGESVVASRWVNTFASDLLRMKQLQNTISQTVANLRQALAGAGLDERVQAQCMELQRRTGDCLDLLTGQLTDLDLFDRRFYNLSKRLYQEVLDCRMRPFSDGLQGFPRLVRDAARSLGKEVRLDIVGGSTPVDREVLERVEAPLGHLLRNAVDHAIELPADRLQAGKPALGTIRLEARHSAGMLMIEVTDDGRGIDLEMIRSAVVRKNLTTAALAAELSAAELLEFLFLPGFSMKDTVTHLSGRGVGLDVVQAMAKEVGGGARISSNLGSGTQFQLQLPLTLSVLRTLIVEVGGETYAFPLARIAGALKVPRDQIESVEGREHFRFGDQQVGLVTAHQVLGVPDAPAAEAEVPVLVLGDKNSRYGVVIDRFLNERELVVLPLDPRLGKIKDISAAALMPDQSPVLIVDVDDMVRSIELLVSGGRLAHVSRGDATQGRKSRKRVLVVDDSLTVRELVRKLISSKGYVVEVAVDGMDGWNAVRTGNYDLVVTDVDMPRMDGIELVNLIKKDTRLHSLPVMIVSYKDREEDRQRGLEAGADYYLTKGSFHDETLLRALQDLIGEAGA, encoded by the coding sequence ATGAGCGCAACAGATGGCGGTGACCTGGGCGACTTCTCCCTGGCGGATCTCTTCCGCATGGAGGTGGAGACGCAGACGGCCGTGATGACGGAGCACCTCCTGGCGCTTGAGCGCGAGCCGGAGGTTGCCCGCCACTATGAGGAGCTCATGCGCAGCGCGCACTCTCTGAAGGGCGCAGCTGGCATTGTGGACAACAAGGCTGCGGCACGCATTGCCCACAGCATGGAGGACTGCTTCGTCGCGGCGCAGCACGGCCACATCACCCTGCCGCAGGAGCGCATTGATCTGCTCCTGGACGGCGTGGACCTGCTCTCCCGCCTGTCAAAGGTGGCGGAGGACGATCTGGAGCGGTGGCTGGTCACCCATCATCGGGAGATTGCGACCTTCTTGGACTCCCTCGCCTCCTCCCTCAAGGTGCCGCCGGGCTCTGCGGACCCTGCGCCGCAAGCCCCGGCAGCCGGTGAAGTTGTTTCATCGCCTCCCGCTGAGCCGGTCGAAATTGCGGACGACCGGAGTGCAGTTCAAGGAAACACCGCCACCGGCGCCGGGCGCGGGGCGGATGCCGCCGTGCGGTCCCTGCGGGTGACGGCGGAGAACCTCAACCGCCTGCTTGCATTCGCCGGGGAATCGGTGGTGGCCTCCCGCTGGGTGAACACGTTCGCGAGCGACCTGCTGCGGATGAAACAGCTGCAGAACACGATCAGCCAGACCGTCGCCAACCTGCGTCAGGCGCTGGCCGGTGCCGGCTTGGATGAGCGCGTGCAGGCCCAGTGCATGGAGCTGCAGCGCCGCACCGGGGACTGCCTGGATCTGCTGACCGGGCAGCTCACGGACCTGGACCTGTTTGACCGCCGCTTCTACAACCTCTCCAAGCGCCTCTACCAGGAGGTGCTGGACTGCCGCATGCGCCCTTTCTCAGATGGTTTGCAGGGTTTCCCCCGGCTGGTGCGGGATGCCGCCCGCTCGCTGGGCAAGGAGGTGCGGCTGGACATCGTGGGCGGCTCCACCCCGGTGGACCGTGAGGTGCTGGAGCGCGTGGAGGCCCCGTTGGGCCATCTGCTGCGCAATGCGGTGGATCACGCCATTGAGTTGCCGGCGGACCGGTTGCAGGCCGGGAAACCCGCCTTGGGTACCATCCGTCTGGAGGCGCGCCACAGCGCCGGCATGCTCATGATTGAGGTCACGGATGACGGTCGCGGCATTGATCTGGAGATGATCCGCTCCGCCGTGGTGCGGAAGAATCTCACCACCGCCGCACTCGCCGCTGAGCTGTCTGCCGCGGAGCTGCTGGAGTTTCTCTTCCTGCCCGGCTTCAGCATGAAGGACACCGTCACCCATCTCTCCGGCCGCGGGGTCGGGCTGGATGTGGTGCAGGCCATGGCCAAGGAGGTGGGCGGGGGAGCCCGGATTTCATCGAACCTCGGCAGCGGCACGCAGTTCCAGCTCCAGCTGCCGCTCACGCTTTCCGTGCTGCGCACGCTGATCGTGGAGGTGGGCGGGGAGACGTATGCCTTCCCGCTGGCCCGCATCGCCGGGGCCTTGAAGGTGCCGCGGGATCAGATCGAGTCGGTGGAGGGGCGGGAGCACTTCCGCTTTGGCGATCAGCAGGTAGGGCTGGTCACAGCGCACCAGGTGCTGGGCGTGCCGGACGCGCCTGCCGCCGAAGCAGAGGTGCCTGTGCTGGTGCTGGGGGACAAGAACAGCCGCTACGGCGTGGTCATTGATCGCTTTCTGAACGAGCGGGAACTCGTGGTGCTGCCGCTGGACCCGCGTCTGGGCAAGATCAAGGACATCAGCGCCGCCGCCCTCATGCCGGACCAGTCGCCCGTGCTCATTGTGGATGTGGATGACATGGTCCGTTCCATAGAGCTTCTCGTCTCCGGCGGGCGGCTCGCTCATGTGTCCCGTGGCGATGCCACGCAGGGCCGGAAGTCCCGCAAGCGGGTGCTCGTGGTGGATGACTCCCTCACCGTGCGGGAGCTGGTGCGCAAGCTCATCAGCAGCAAGGGGTATGTCGTGGAAGTTGCCGTGGACGGCATGGACGGCTGGAACGCTGTACGCACGGGGAACTACGATCTGGTGGTAACAGATGTGGACATGCCCCGCATGGATGGCATTGAACTGGTGAACCTCATCAAGAAAGACACCCGCCTGCACTCCCTGCCTGTCATGATTGTTTCCTATAAAGATCGAGAGGAGGACCGACAGCGCGGCCTGGAGGCCGGGGCGGACTACTACCTCACGAAGGGCAGCTTCCACGATGAGACGCTGCTCCGCGCCCTGCAAGACTTGATCGGGGAGGCCGGCGCGTGA
- a CDS encoding chemotaxis response regulator protein-glutamate methylesterase: MRIAIVNDMAMAVEAVSRVLTKSGEHQVAWIARDGAEGVRRCGEDRPDLILMDIFMPVMDGVEATRQIMVQSPCPILIVTASVESHTSKVFEALGAGALDVVTTPVLGPDGRGDGGPALLAKIGVLSRLITGRAPKAHAAPPPETPALALAQNRLVVIGASAGGPAALAEVLGNLPQDFAASLIIVQHVDAQFSGLMAKWLHGQARIPVRLAEDGDRPEPGVALLAGTNDHLVFDGPRLLCYHSEPRNCSYRPSVDVFFESVVRHWKGEIAAVLLTGMGRDGAKGLKALRDRGAFTIAQDQASCIVYGMPKAAVALNAAVEVLPLSQIGPRLTRHFPHVKTPSPA, encoded by the coding sequence GTGAGGATTGCCATCGTCAACGACATGGCCATGGCGGTGGAGGCCGTCTCCCGCGTGCTCACCAAGTCTGGGGAGCACCAGGTGGCATGGATTGCCCGGGATGGAGCGGAGGGCGTGCGCCGCTGTGGGGAGGACCGTCCCGACCTCATCCTCATGGATATCTTCATGCCTGTGATGGATGGCGTGGAAGCCACCCGGCAGATTATGGTGCAGTCGCCATGTCCCATCCTCATCGTCACCGCCAGTGTAGAGAGCCACACGTCCAAGGTGTTCGAGGCGCTCGGGGCCGGGGCCCTGGATGTGGTGACCACCCCGGTGCTCGGGCCGGATGGCCGGGGGGACGGTGGACCTGCCCTGCTGGCGAAGATCGGCGTGCTTAGTCGTCTCATTACCGGTCGTGCTCCCAAGGCCCATGCCGCCCCGCCCCCAGAGACGCCAGCGCTGGCTCTGGCGCAGAACCGGCTGGTGGTCATTGGAGCCTCTGCGGGTGGTCCCGCCGCCCTGGCGGAAGTGCTGGGAAACCTCCCCCAGGACTTTGCCGCCTCCCTCATCATTGTGCAGCATGTGGATGCCCAGTTCTCCGGCCTCATGGCCAAGTGGCTGCATGGGCAGGCCCGCATCCCTGTGCGTCTGGCGGAGGATGGCGACCGCCCGGAGCCCGGCGTGGCCCTCCTGGCAGGCACGAACGATCACCTGGTCTTCGACGGGCCCCGTCTGCTCTGCTACCATTCTGAGCCGCGCAACTGCTCCTACCGCCCCTCCGTGGACGTGTTCTTCGAAAGCGTGGTCCGCCACTGGAAAGGCGAGATCGCGGCCGTCCTGCTCACCGGCATGGGCCGGGACGGGGCCAAGGGGCTGAAAGCCCTGCGGGACCGCGGAGCATTCACCATTGCGCAGGATCAGGCCAGCTGCATTGTCTATGGCATGCCCAAGGCGGCAGTGGCGCTGAATGCCGCGGTGGAGGTTCTCCCTCTGAGCCAGATCGGCCCCCGCCTGACCCGCCATTTCCCGCACGTCAAAACTCCCTCCCCCGCCTGA